The Amycolatopsis sp. DG1A-15b genome window below encodes:
- a CDS encoding helix-turn-helix domain-containing GNAT family N-acetyltransferase, translated as MNDAQLAGRVAAVRAFNRLYTGVIGVLDEGPADAEYSLPEARVLFELAHQDPLPVTDLRKRLDLDAGYASRLLARLESRGLIVRERSEEDARRQLVRPTAAGRDAFAVLNRRSTDQIGGLLRRFADEDQQRLLAAMHTIGDLVGDRRRDPALVLRPPRPGDLGWVVERHGALYAREYGFDARFEALVARIVADFAETHHDQRQALWIAELDGERVGSIACTRGPDADTAKLRLLLLEPSARGHGVGKRLVTECVEFARAHGYRAMVLSTVSILDAARSLYRAAGFELVATEDFDTWGPKLTDETWRLEF; from the coding sequence ATGAACGACGCTCAGCTGGCCGGCCGGGTGGCCGCGGTCCGTGCCTTCAACCGGCTCTACACCGGCGTCATCGGCGTGCTCGACGAAGGGCCGGCGGACGCCGAGTACTCGCTGCCGGAAGCCCGCGTGCTCTTCGAGCTCGCCCACCAGGACCCGCTGCCGGTGACGGACCTGCGGAAACGTCTCGACCTCGACGCCGGCTACGCCAGCAGGCTGCTCGCGCGGCTCGAATCCCGCGGGCTGATCGTGCGCGAACGGTCCGAGGAGGACGCCCGCCGCCAGCTCGTCCGGCCGACCGCGGCGGGCCGGGACGCCTTCGCGGTGCTGAACCGCCGCTCCACCGACCAGATCGGCGGGCTGCTGCGCCGCTTCGCCGACGAAGACCAGCAGCGCCTGCTGGCCGCGATGCACACGATCGGCGACCTGGTCGGTGACCGCCGCCGCGACCCGGCCCTCGTTCTCCGCCCGCCACGACCGGGTGACCTCGGTTGGGTGGTGGAACGGCACGGCGCGCTCTACGCCCGCGAGTACGGCTTCGACGCCCGGTTCGAGGCGCTCGTCGCCCGGATCGTCGCGGACTTCGCCGAAACCCACCACGATCAGCGGCAGGCCCTCTGGATCGCGGAGCTGGACGGCGAGCGGGTCGGCAGCATCGCGTGCACCCGCGGGCCGGACGCGGACACGGCGAAGCTCCGCTTGCTGCTGCTCGAGCCGTCGGCCCGCGGGCACGGCGTGGGCAAGCGGCTGGTCACCGAGTGCGTGGAGTTCGCCAGGGCACACGGCTACCGGGCGATGGTGCTGTCGACGGTCTCCATCCTCGACGCAGCGCGTTCGCTCTACCGAGCGGCCGGGTTCGAACTCGTCGCCACCGAGGATTTCGACACCTGGGGACCGAAGCTGACCGACGAGACGTGGCGCCTCGAGTTCTAG
- a CDS encoding peroxidase-related enzyme (This protein belongs to a clade of uncharacterized proteins related to peroxidases such as the alkylhydroperoxidase AhpD.): protein MSDAVSRFPITELEDLPDDLRERIGGIAEKSGFVPNIFRALGHRPAELRAFLDYHDALMERTGGLGKAERELVVVATSGANHCTYCVVAHGAILRIRAKDPELADRVSSNPWQVELDERGRAIVDLALALAQDSALFGEGDLEAARNAGLTDDEIWDVGAITALFAMSNRLAHLTALRPNPEFFLLGRVPR from the coding sequence ATGAGCGATGCGGTGAGCCGATTCCCGATCACGGAACTCGAAGACCTGCCCGACGACCTGCGCGAGCGCATCGGCGGGATCGCGGAGAAGTCCGGGTTCGTGCCGAACATCTTCCGCGCGCTCGGCCACCGCCCCGCCGAGCTGCGCGCGTTCCTCGACTACCACGACGCGCTGATGGAACGCACCGGCGGACTCGGCAAGGCCGAGCGCGAGCTGGTCGTCGTCGCCACGTCCGGCGCCAACCACTGCACCTACTGCGTCGTCGCGCACGGCGCCATCCTGCGCATCCGCGCGAAAGACCCGGAACTGGCCGACCGGGTGTCGAGCAACCCGTGGCAGGTCGAACTGGACGAACGCGGCCGCGCGATCGTCGACCTGGCACTGGCGCTCGCCCAGGACTCGGCCCTGTTCGGCGAAGGGGACCTTGAAGCCGCCCGCAACGCCGGGCTGACCGACGACGAGATCTGGGACGTCGGCGCGATCACGGCGTTGTTCGCCATGTCGAACCGGCTCGCCCACCTCACCGCGCTCCGGCCGAACCCGGAGTTCTTCCTGCTCGGCCGGGTCCCGCGCTAG